Proteins encoded within one genomic window of Solea senegalensis isolate Sse05_10M linkage group LG11, IFAPA_SoseM_1, whole genome shotgun sequence:
- the LOC122776889 gene encoding homeodomain-interacting protein kinase 3-like, producing the protein MLQCMRSNTKHLVALKAIPKCFANFAKREVYIHKQLRELVQEENNLIKIKRRFKLDGNIFLEFENLDVALDDLIKKFNRPLSLSEIQVITQQMLVALNALKLIRMVHADIRLENIMLSLEPFKVKLVEFGLARNVSEMSRGDSLYRLEYRAPEILLGLRLNEAVDMWALGCLMARMYIEADLYSGECELAKMEDVVLLNGQPDDRMLFFGIHTKRYFAESGTELELKTDCVCSFQSVNCFSYGSHPPYRYSSAKRFISFNDIVMARPDATGHEDTEAFVSLLRNMLQVDPGKRITPNKALRHPFITMKHFPSDFIPHNLTVVSTSEKLPPTGSLNNMVAESSPESAGRNSRAANKSSDDSLDDEDDEFSSHSDGHVSGASANSCGDSSDDEETDSEMSGATTKSLDDLSDDEDSNAEISRASRNSSDEPSDDKETDETSPAFASDYSYISNKISNEEVTKVKSSKRIRRFLSQLFKKFKKR; encoded by the coding sequence ATGTTACAGTGCATGAGATCAAACACCAAACATCTGGTGGCCTTGAAGGCCATACCAAAGTGTTTTGCCAACTTCGCTAAAAGAGAGgtgtacatacacaaacaacTCAGGGAACTTGTCCAAGAGGAGAACAACTTGATCAAAATTAAGAGGCGTTTTAAGCTTGATGGAAATATTTTTCTGGAATTTGAAAATCTGGATGTGGCTCTTGATGATTTAATCAAGAAATTCAACAGgccactgtctctgtctgagaTTCAAGTGATCACACAACAGATGCTGGTGGCGCTGAACGCTCTCAAGCTCATAAGAATGGTCCACGCCGACATCAGGCTAGAAAACATCATGTTGAGTTTAGAGCCCTTTAAGGTGAAGCTCGTAGAATTTGGTCTGGCTCGGAATGTCTCCGAAATGAGTCGTGGCGATTCTTTGTATCGCCTCGAGTACAGAGCCCCTGAAATCCTGCTGGGCCTGCGTCTAAATGAGGCCGTGGACATGTGGGCGCTTGGCTGCCTGATGGCCCGAATGTACATTGAGGCCGACTTGTATTCAGGAGAATGTGAATTAGCGAAAATGGAAGATGTTGTGCTGTTGAATGGTCAACCCGATGATcgaatgttgttttttggaatTCATACCAAGAGGTACTTTGCAGAATCGGGGACCGAACTGGAACTGAAAACAGACTGCGTCTGTTCGTTCCAGTCAGTTAACTGCTTTTCCTACGGGAGTCACCCACCATATCGTTACTCCTCGGCGAAACGGTTTATCAGTTTCAACGACATTGTGATGGCTCGCCCGGATGCAACTGGGCATGAGGACACAGAGGCCTTTGTTAGCCTCCTCAGAAATATGCTGCAAGTAGATCCAGGGAAAAGAATCACTCCAAACAAAGCTCTACGACATCCTTTTATAACGATGAAACATTTTCCTAGCGATTTCATTCCTCACAATTTAACTGTCGTTTCCACCAGTGAGAAACTACCGCCCACAGGTAGCTTAAATAACATGGTTGCTGAGTCATCACCTGAATCTGCTGGCCGTAATTCTAGAGCAGCCAATAAAAGCTCGGACGACTCATtagatgatgaggatgatgagttTTCATCTCACTCAGATGGTCATGTCTCTGGAGCGTCTGCAAACAGCTGCGGCGACTCATCAGATGATGAAGAAACTGATTCTGAGATGTCTGGAGCAACCACGAAAAGTTTAGATGACTTGTCAGATGATGAAGATTCAAATGCTGAGATTTCTAGAGCATCCAGAAATAGCTCGGATGAACCATCAGATGATAAAGAAACTGATGAGACTTCACCTGCCTTTGCTAGCGATTATTCTTATATTAGTAACAAAATTAGCAATGAAGAAGTAACCAAGGTAAAGTCTTCAAAAAGGATTCGCAGATTCCTATCACAGCTGTTCAAGAAGTTCAAGAAGAGGTAG